In Pseudomonas sp. R76, one genomic interval encodes:
- a CDS encoding multidrug efflux RND transporter permease subunit translates to MSGSRSPSAWCVDHPVATLLLTFALVLLGVIAFPSLAIAPLPEAEFPTIQVTAQLPGASPDTMASSVATPLEVQFSAIPGMTQMTSSSALGSSLLTLQFTLNKSIDTAAQEVQAAINTASGKLPSDMPSLPTWKKVNPADSPVLILSVSSDSMPSTELSDYVETLLARQISQIDGVGQINITGQQRPAIRVQASPDKLAAIGLTLADVRVAIQQSSLNLAKGAIYGENSVSTLSTNDQLFHPDEYGQLIVSYKNGAPVQLRDIAKVINGSENAYVQAWSGDTPGVNLVISRQPGANIVETVDRIQAELPRLEGMLPASVQVSVLTDRTKTIRASLHEVEVTLLIAILLVVAVMALFLRQLSATMIVSSVLGVSLVASFALMYLMGFSLNNLTLVAIVIAVGFVVDDAIVVVENIHRHLEAGLSKRDAAIKGSGEIGFTVVSISFSLVAAFIPLLFMGGVVGRLFKEFALTATSTILISVVVSLTLAPTLAALFMRAPTHHAHDKPGFSERLLAGYARNLRRALAHQRTMAAIFMVTLALAVVGYIFIPKGFFPVQDTGFVLGTSEAAADVSYPDMVAKHKALAEIVKADPAVEAFSHSVGVTGSNQTIANGRFWIALKDRGDRDVSASQFIDRIRPKLAKVPGIVLYLRAGQDINLSSGPSRAQYQYVLKSNDGPTLNTWTQRLTEKLRANPAFRDLSNDLQLGGSITHISIDRQAAARFGLTATDVDQALYDAFGQRQINEFQTEINQYQVVLELDSQQRGKAESLNYFYLRSPLTNEMVPLSALAKVDPPTVGPLSISHDGMFPAANLSFNLAPGVALGDAVIMLNQAKNEIGMPATMIGTFQGAAQAFQSSLASQPWLILAALVAVYIILGVLYESFVHPLTIISTLPSAGLGALIMLWLLGQDFSIMALIGLVLLIGIVKKNGILMIDFALDAQRVRGLPPEEAIYEACVTRFRPIIMTTLAALLGAVPLMLGSGPGAELRQPLGIAVVGGLLVSQALTLFTTPVIYLYLEKFFHRPKPALALATTH, encoded by the coding sequence ATGAGCGGCAGCCGCTCGCCGTCCGCCTGGTGCGTCGACCACCCGGTCGCCACCCTGCTGCTGACGTTCGCCTTGGTGCTGCTGGGGGTTATTGCCTTCCCGAGCCTGGCCATTGCGCCACTGCCGGAAGCGGAATTTCCGACGATCCAGGTCACCGCGCAATTGCCCGGCGCCAGCCCGGACACCATGGCGTCGTCGGTGGCAACGCCGCTGGAGGTGCAATTCAGCGCCATCCCCGGCATGACCCAGATGACTTCCAGCAGCGCCTTGGGCTCAAGCCTGCTGACCTTGCAATTCACCCTGAACAAAAGCATCGACACCGCCGCGCAGGAAGTGCAGGCGGCGATCAACACCGCGTCCGGCAAGCTGCCCAGCGATATGCCCAGCCTGCCGACCTGGAAGAAGGTCAACCCGGCGGACAGCCCGGTGCTGATCCTCAGCGTCAGCTCCGACAGCATGCCCAGCACCGAGCTGAGCGACTACGTGGAAACCCTGCTGGCCCGCCAGATCAGCCAGATCGACGGCGTCGGCCAGATCAACATCACCGGCCAACAGCGACCGGCGATTCGCGTGCAAGCCTCACCTGACAAGCTCGCGGCCATTGGCCTGACCCTCGCCGACGTGCGCGTGGCCATCCAGCAGTCCAGCTTGAACCTGGCCAAGGGCGCGATTTACGGCGAGAACAGCGTGTCGACCCTGTCGACCAATGACCAACTGTTTCACCCGGATGAATACGGCCAATTGATCGTTTCCTACAAGAACGGCGCGCCGGTTCAGCTGCGCGACATCGCCAAAGTCATCAACGGTTCGGAAAACGCCTACGTGCAGGCCTGGTCCGGCGATACGCCTGGGGTGAACCTGGTGATCTCGCGCCAGCCCGGCGCCAACATCGTCGAGACCGTGGACCGCATTCAAGCCGAACTGCCGCGCCTGGAAGGCATGCTGCCAGCCTCGGTGCAGGTCAGCGTATTGACCGACCGCACCAAGACGATTCGCGCGTCCTTGCATGAAGTGGAAGTCACGCTGCTGATCGCGATCCTGCTGGTGGTGGCGGTGATGGCACTGTTCCTGCGCCAACTGTCGGCGACAATGATTGTGTCCAGCGTGCTCGGCGTGTCGCTGGTGGCCAGCTTTGCCTTGATGTACCTGATGGGCTTCAGCCTGAACAACCTGACGCTGGTGGCGATTGTGATTGCCGTGGGCTTTGTGGTGGACGATGCGATTGTGGTGGTGGAGAACATTCACCGCCACCTGGAAGCAGGCCTGAGCAAACGTGACGCGGCAATCAAGGGCTCTGGCGAGATCGGCTTCACCGTGGTGTCCATCAGCTTCTCGCTGGTGGCGGCGTTTATTCCGCTGCTGTTCATGGGCGGTGTGGTCGGGCGGCTGTTCAAGGAGTTCGCGTTGACGGCGACCTCGACCATTTTGATTTCGGTGGTGGTTTCGCTGACACTCGCACCGACCCTGGCCGCGCTGTTCATGCGCGCGCCGACCCACCACGCCCACGACAAACCCGGCTTCAGCGAACGCCTGCTTGCCGGCTACGCGCGCAACCTGCGCCGCGCGCTGGCGCATCAACGTACGATGGCGGCGATCTTCATGGTGACCCTGGCCCTGGCTGTGGTCGGCTACATATTTATCCCCAAGGGTTTCTTCCCGGTGCAAGACACCGGCTTCGTGCTCGGCACCAGCGAAGCGGCTGCCGACGTGTCGTACCCGGACATGGTCGCCAAGCACAAAGCCCTGGCCGAAATCGTCAAGGCCGACCCGGCGGTGGAGGCGTTCTCCCACTCCGTTGGCGTGACCGGCAGCAACCAGACCATCGCCAACGGCCGCTTCTGGATCGCCTTGAAAGACCGCGGTGACCGCGACGTGTCCGCCAGCCAGTTCATTGATCGCATCCGCCCCAAACTGGCCAAGGTGCCGGGCATCGTGCTGTACCTGCGCGCCGGCCAGGACATCAACCTCAGCTCCGGCCCGAGCCGCGCCCAGTATCAATATGTGCTCAAGAGCAACGACGGCCCGACGCTGAATACCTGGACCCAACGCCTCACCGAAAAACTGCGCGCCAACCCGGCGTTCCGTGACCTGTCCAACGACCTGCAACTGGGCGGCAGCATCACCCACATCAGCATCGACCGCCAGGCCGCCGCGCGCTTCGGCCTGACCGCCACCGATGTCGACCAGGCGCTGTACGACGCCTTCGGCCAGCGCCAGATCAACGAGTTCCAGACCGAGATCAACCAGTACCAAGTGGTGCTGGAACTCGACAGCCAGCAGCGCGGCAAGGCCGAAAGCCTCAACTATTTCTACCTGCGCTCGCCGCTGACCAATGAGATGGTGCCGCTGTCGGCGCTGGCCAAGGTCGACCCGCCGACCGTAGGGCCGTTGTCGATCAGCCATGACGGTATGTTCCCGGCCGCCAACCTGTCCTTCAACCTGGCGCCCGGCGTGGCGTTGGGCGATGCCGTGATCATGCTCAACCAGGCCAAGAACGAAATCGGCATGCCGGCGACCATGATCGGCACGTTCCAGGGCGCGGCCCAGGCGTTCCAGAGTTCGCTGGCCAGCCAGCCATGGCTGATCCTCGCGGCGCTGGTGGCGGTCTACATTATCCTGGGTGTGCTGTATGAGAGCTTTGTGCACCCGCTGACGATCATCTCGACCTTGCCTTCGGCGGGCTTGGGCGCGCTGATCATGCTGTGGCTGCTGGGCCAGGACTTTTCGATCATGGCCTTGATCGGGCTGGTGCTGCTGATTGGTATCGTCAAGAAAAACGGCATCCTGATGATCGACTTCGCCCTGGACGCCCAGCGCGTGCGTGGGCTGCCGCCCGAGGAGGCGATTTATGAAGCCTGTGTCACGCGGTTCCGGCCGATCATCATGACCACCCTCGCCGCCTTGCTCGGCGCCGTGCCGCTGATGCTGGGCTCCGGCCCCGGTGCGGAACTGCGCCAGCCGCTGGGTATCGCAGTGGTGGGCGGCTTGCTGGTGAGCCAGGCGCTGACGCTGTTCACCACACCGGTCATATACTTGTACCTTGAGAAGTTTTTCCACAGGCCCAAACCAGCGCTGGCGCTGGCGACCACACACTAA
- a CDS encoding efflux RND transporter periplasmic adaptor subunit — protein sequence MHIQRKTALIVGVLVVVAIAAWALTRPAKTKLAAPTAIPVRVVSVAQQDIPRYVSGIGSVLSLHSVVIRPQIDGILTKLLVKEGQLVKTGDLLATIDDRSIRASLDQARAQLGESQAQLQVALVNLKRYKELSIDDGVSKQTYDQQQALVNQLKATAQGNQAAIDSAQVQLSYTQIRSPVTGRVGIRTVDEGNFLRMSDTQGLFSVTQIDPIAVEFSLPQQMLPTLQGLIAAPTQASVDAYMGADTDGQTGDLLGEGHLSLIDNQISSTTGTLRAKAEFKNASQRLWPGQLVTIKIQTALDKNALVVPPTVVQRGLDSHFVYRVKGDKVEIVPVQVAYQDSDVNIIKGVQAGDVLVSDGQSRLKAGAQVDVLKEPPQVIQTVDAKVQP from the coding sequence ATGCACATTCAACGAAAAACCGCCCTGATCGTGGGTGTCCTCGTGGTAGTGGCGATTGCAGCCTGGGCACTGACCCGGCCCGCCAAGACCAAACTGGCGGCGCCGACCGCGATTCCGGTCCGGGTCGTCAGCGTCGCGCAACAGGACATCCCCCGGTATGTCAGCGGGATCGGCTCGGTGCTGTCGTTGCACAGTGTGGTGATCCGCCCGCAAATCGACGGCATTCTCACCAAGTTGCTGGTCAAGGAAGGCCAACTGGTCAAGACCGGCGACCTGCTGGCCACCATCGATGACCGCTCGATCCGCGCCAGCCTCGACCAGGCCAGGGCACAACTGGGCGAAAGCCAGGCGCAACTGCAAGTGGCACTGGTGAACCTCAAGCGCTACAAGGAATTGAGCATCGACGACGGCGTGTCGAAGCAGACTTACGATCAGCAACAAGCCCTGGTCAACCAACTCAAAGCCACGGCGCAGGGCAATCAGGCGGCGATCGACTCGGCCCAGGTTCAGCTTTCCTACACCCAGATTCGCTCTCCAGTCACAGGCCGCGTCGGCATTCGCACGGTGGATGAAGGCAACTTCCTGCGCATGAGTGATACCCAAGGCTTGTTCTCGGTCACTCAGATCGATCCGATTGCCGTCGAGTTCTCCTTGCCGCAACAGATGCTGCCGACCCTGCAAGGCCTGATCGCCGCGCCGACCCAGGCCAGCGTCGATGCCTATATGGGCGCCGACACCGACGGCCAGACCGGCGATTTGCTCGGTGAAGGCCACCTGAGCCTGATCGACAACCAGATCAGTTCCACCACCGGCACCCTGCGCGCCAAGGCCGAGTTCAAGAATGCCTCGCAGCGCCTGTGGCCGGGCCAACTGGTGACCATCAAGATCCAGACCGCCCTCGACAAAAACGCCCTGGTGGTGCCACCGACCGTGGTGCAACGCGGCCTCGACTCGCATTTTGTGTATCGGGTCAAAGGTGACAAGGTCGAGATCGTGCCGGTGCAAGTCGCCTATCAGGACAGCGACGTGAACATCATCAAGGGCGTGCAAGCCGGTGATGTGCTGGTCAGCGATGGCCAGTCGCGGCTCAAGGCCGGTGCGCAGGTAGACGTGCTCAAGGAACCGCCACAAGTCATCCAGACCGTCGACGCCAAGGTGCAGCCATGA
- a CDS encoding transporter substrate-binding domain-containing protein, whose amino-acid sequence MPALLFLAAAVCLPATADEPRRDIRFAVVAQFPPFESRDQHGQLVGLNIELGNAICQQLNTRCTWVDQVLVESFQALEARRFDAIMGIAPTSRRRQWVSFTDNLYPFITRLVARKGSGLVPTVASLRGKRVGVLLGSNREAFARSKWAPAGVVIKSFWLNDELVRSLVAGHIDATLQGTVEIRKALLDTPAGQDFDFLGPAVSAELLGDGVAIAVRKPDIALRNDLNHALERLKQSGEYLRIVQPYNLDEPVVSP is encoded by the coding sequence GTGCCTGCCTTATTGTTCCTGGCCGCCGCTGTCTGCCTCCCTGCGACAGCTGATGAGCCACGGCGCGACATTCGTTTCGCCGTCGTCGCCCAATTCCCACCCTTTGAAAGTCGCGACCAGCACGGTCAGTTGGTGGGGTTGAACATTGAACTGGGCAATGCCATTTGCCAGCAGCTCAATACGCGTTGTACCTGGGTCGATCAGGTCCTGGTCGAAAGTTTTCAAGCCCTTGAAGCCCGTCGATTCGATGCAATCATGGGTATAGCCCCCACCTCAAGACGGCGCCAATGGGTGAGTTTTACCGACAATCTGTATCCGTTTATCACGCGGCTCGTGGCGCGCAAGGGCTCCGGCCTGGTGCCGACCGTAGCGTCGCTGCGGGGCAAGCGTGTCGGTGTGCTGCTGGGCAGTAACCGGGAAGCCTTTGCGCGATCAAAGTGGGCGCCTGCGGGCGTGGTCATCAAGAGCTTCTGGCTCAATGACGAACTGGTTCGCAGCCTGGTGGCCGGGCATATCGATGCGACGCTGCAAGGCACGGTGGAAATCCGCAAGGCACTGCTCGACACCCCTGCCGGCCAGGATTTCGATTTCCTGGGCCCCGCCGTTTCTGCCGAGCTGCTGGGCGACGGCGTGGCCATTGCGGTGCGTAAGCCCGATATCGCTTTGCGCAATGATCTTAACCACGCGTTGGAACGACTGAAACAGAGCGGTGAATACCTGCGCATCGTGCAGCCTTACAACCTTGATGAACCGGTCGTCAGTCCATGA
- a CDS encoding methyl-accepting chemotaxis protein, giving the protein MGLAAHSPIWQLLALTLGCALAALGVKAIVRPLGQLNQRARLIADNPLSQVIYTGRSDECGQIEFALQMLEVQVGAVVGRIGDASQRLAGHAARLVEHLDNSHASSLGQQTQTDQVATAIHQMAASVAQVASHALEASTAADQAGSATREGHQRVDESRDAVLRLAQELARATAVIQQLESHSGEISGVLEVIRTIAEQTNLLALNAAIEAARAGEQGRGFAVVADEVRGLAQRTQQSTNEIQRMISTLQGGARDAVQAMAHSSEHVDASVAQAQQAALALDGISRRVSQITSMSQQIAAAVEEQSAVSEDINRNVVGIRNAGEATVSAGQQSQLSSANVAALAEDLRLLAQEFWGHRR; this is encoded by the coding sequence CTGGGTCTGGCGGCTCATTCGCCGATCTGGCAACTGTTGGCGTTAACGCTTGGGTGTGCACTGGCGGCGCTCGGGGTCAAAGCGATTGTGCGACCGCTGGGGCAACTCAACCAGCGCGCGCGCCTGATTGCCGACAACCCTTTGAGCCAGGTGATCTACACCGGTCGCAGCGATGAGTGCGGGCAGATCGAGTTCGCCCTGCAAATGCTCGAAGTCCAAGTGGGCGCCGTGGTGGGGCGCATCGGCGATGCGTCCCAACGTTTGGCGGGGCACGCCGCGCGGCTGGTCGAGCACTTGGACAACAGCCACGCCAGCAGCCTGGGCCAGCAGACCCAGACGGATCAGGTGGCGACGGCGATCCACCAGATGGCCGCCAGCGTGGCGCAAGTGGCCAGCCATGCACTTGAGGCGTCCACGGCGGCGGACCAGGCCGGCAGTGCAACCCGTGAAGGCCATCAGCGCGTCGATGAAAGCCGTGATGCGGTGTTGCGCCTGGCCCAGGAGTTGGCGCGCGCCACCGCAGTCATTCAGCAGTTGGAAAGCCACAGCGGCGAAATCAGTGGCGTGCTGGAAGTGATCCGCACGATTGCCGAGCAAACTAACCTGCTGGCCCTGAATGCCGCCATCGAGGCCGCTCGCGCCGGCGAGCAGGGCCGTGGCTTTGCGGTGGTTGCCGATGAGGTGCGCGGCCTGGCCCAGCGCACGCAGCAATCGACCAATGAGATCCAGCGCATGATCAGCACCCTGCAAGGCGGCGCCCGCGATGCGGTGCAAGCCATGGCGCACAGCAGCGAGCATGTCGATGCGAGCGTTGCACAGGCACAGCAGGCTGCGCTCGCGCTGGATGGCATCAGCCGGCGCGTCAGCCAGATTACATCGATGAGTCAGCAGATTGCCGCGGCGGTGGAGGAACAAAGCGCGGTGAGCGAGGACATTAATCGCAATGTCGTCGGCATTCGTAATGCCGGCGAAGCCACCGTCAGCGCGGGGCAGCAAAGCCAGCTCAGCTCGGCCAATGTGGCCGCGCTGGCGGAGGATTTGCGCCTGTTGGCGCAAGAATTCTGGGGCCACCGGCGCTAG
- a CDS encoding transporter substrate-binding domain-containing protein, whose product MLHITFAQDRFMTTAIRMLALALMVFAGSGCAVSTPPANSWNEIRFGVEADVPPFEYRNAQGELVGLDIELGNALCAELNARCIWVDQPYATNIAALQAKRFDAIMPMTATPPRREIVDFTDPLYALESRLVAPVGSNLLPEPNALKGKRVGVLTGTSRAAYAMARWAPQGVQVRSFNLNAELITSLLAGELDATLQDTIEIREALLNTPQGRAFAFAGPAIKDELLGSGPAIATRKTDPELTAALNKALQRLKDNGKYAAITQPYLAPVSGKPEPAAMIFTPADGGLPFSETVQVGQTLYVSGLLGLDENGKVVRGGIRKETAQALETLRDTLRKHGVGMDRVAKCLVILADINEFSAMNQVYASYFPSDRLPTRTTFAAGKLLADARIEIECLAIL is encoded by the coding sequence ATGCTTCACATCACTTTTGCACAGGACAGGTTTATGACGACGGCAATAAGAATGCTGGCACTCGCTTTGATGGTGTTCGCCGGGAGCGGGTGTGCTGTTTCCACCCCTCCCGCCAATTCCTGGAACGAAATACGTTTTGGGGTCGAGGCGGATGTCCCTCCCTTTGAATACCGCAATGCGCAAGGCGAGCTGGTGGGCTTGGATATTGAGTTGGGTAACGCGCTGTGTGCTGAACTCAACGCGCGCTGCATATGGGTTGATCAGCCTTATGCAACCAATATTGCGGCGCTCCAGGCCAAGCGTTTCGACGCGATCATGCCGATGACCGCGACGCCGCCACGGCGTGAAATTGTAGACTTCACCGACCCACTGTACGCCCTTGAAAGCCGCTTGGTCGCCCCCGTGGGTTCCAACCTGCTGCCAGAACCCAACGCGCTAAAAGGCAAACGCGTGGGCGTTTTGACCGGCACCAGCCGCGCCGCCTATGCAATGGCGCGATGGGCTCCGCAAGGGGTGCAGGTACGCAGTTTCAACCTCAATGCCGAATTGATCACAAGTTTGCTCGCCGGTGAGTTGGACGCGACCTTGCAAGACACCATCGAAATCCGCGAAGCGTTGCTCAACACCCCTCAGGGCAGGGCGTTTGCGTTTGCCGGGCCGGCTATCAAGGATGAATTGTTGGGCAGCGGCCCCGCCATTGCTACGCGCAAGACCGATCCTGAGCTGACTGCCGCGCTGAACAAAGCGCTGCAGCGGCTGAAGGACAATGGCAAGTACGCGGCCATTACCCAGCCTTATCTGGCACCGGTTTCCGGCAAGCCTGAGCCGGCAGCGATGATATTCACCCCGGCAGACGGTGGTTTGCCCTTCTCGGAAACCGTGCAAGTAGGGCAAACCCTCTATGTGTCGGGGCTGCTCGGGCTGGATGAAAACGGCAAGGTGGTGCGCGGCGGCATTCGCAAAGAGACCGCACAGGCACTTGAGACCCTGCGCGACACGCTGCGCAAACACGGTGTGGGCATGGACCGGGTGGCCAAATGCTTGGTGATTCTTGCCGACATCAATGAGTTTTCCGCGATGAACCAAGTTTATGCCAGCTACTTCCCTTCGGACCGCCTTCCCACGCGCACGACCTTCGCCGCCGGCAAGCTGTTAGCCGATGCTCGGATCGAAATCGAGTGCCTGGCCATCCTGTAA
- a CDS encoding YkgJ family cysteine cluster protein yields the protein MNTHFSCVGCGKCCTDHHVPLTLEEARSWAADGGNVIVLVEGFLGNGLGLPVQQREHAERRSVVVPSGSTEAFVAITFAAYNAGRCRNLDDDNRCRIYERRPLVCRIYPMEINPHIPLNPAAKDCPPESWEQGPALIVGGELMDRELAELIRRSRQADRDDVQTKEAVCALLGIRTTALKGDGFTAYLPDMNAFSQAIELATDQPAAANEWVFHVSGMDIAEQLLDAGAQIATQVPANYAFISLRAS from the coding sequence ATGAACACTCACTTTTCCTGCGTGGGTTGCGGCAAATGCTGCACCGACCATCATGTGCCCCTGACCCTCGAAGAGGCCCGCAGTTGGGCGGCTGACGGCGGTAACGTCATCGTTCTGGTGGAAGGGTTTCTCGGCAATGGCCTGGGCTTGCCCGTGCAACAACGCGAACACGCCGAGCGCCGTTCAGTGGTGGTGCCGAGCGGCAGTACCGAGGCGTTTGTGGCAATCACCTTTGCCGCTTACAACGCCGGGCGCTGCCGGAATCTTGACGACGACAACCGTTGCCGCATTTATGAGCGTCGCCCGCTGGTGTGTCGCATCTATCCGATGGAAATCAACCCGCATATCCCGCTGAACCCAGCGGCCAAAGACTGCCCGCCGGAATCCTGGGAACAAGGCCCGGCGTTGATCGTCGGTGGCGAATTGATGGACCGGGAACTGGCAGAGTTGATCCGCCGCTCGCGCCAGGCCGACCGCGATGACGTGCAGACCAAGGAGGCGGTGTGCGCCTTGCTGGGCATTCGCACCACCGCGCTCAAGGGCGATGGGTTTACCGCGTACTTGCCGGACATGAACGCCTTTTCCCAGGCAATCGAATTGGCGACTGATCAGCCAGCCGCAGCCAATGAGTGGGTGTTTCATGTGTCCGGCATGGACATCGCCGAACAGCTGTTGGATGCCGGCGCCCAGATCGCAACCCAGGTGCCGGCCAACTACGCGTTTATTTCGTTGCGGGCCTCTTAG
- a CDS encoding GNAT family N-acetyltransferase gives MAEYFQLLRRDLTASLPAPQWPADIRLDHYRDELAPAIHAVLRMTQDQGGGRVASLAQWQHRFITDAEFDPTLCLVASNSDGILGVAQCWTSAFIKNLSVHPGAQGQGLGRALLLHTFEVFKQRGEPYVDLKVRESNLRARQLYESAGMVFVLRDVVPED, from the coding sequence GTGGCGGAGTATTTCCAACTGCTGCGCCGCGACCTCACCGCCAGCCTGCCCGCGCCGCAGTGGCCGGCCGATATTCGACTGGATCATTACCGCGATGAGCTGGCTCCGGCGATTCATGCGGTGTTGCGCATGACCCAGGACCAAGGCGGCGGCCGCGTCGCCAGCCTGGCGCAATGGCAACACCGGTTCATCACGGATGCCGAGTTCGACCCCACGCTGTGCCTGGTCGCCAGCAACAGCGACGGCATACTCGGTGTGGCCCAATGCTGGACCAGTGCATTCATCAAGAACCTCAGCGTGCACCCTGGCGCCCAAGGCCAGGGGCTGGGCCGCGCCCTGTTGCTGCACACCTTTGAGGTGTTCAAGCAGCGCGGCGAACCCTACGTCGACCTCAAGGTGCGCGAGAGCAACCTGCGCGCCCGGCAACTGTACGAAAGCGCCGGCATGGTGTTTGTGCTGCGCGACGTGGTGCCCGAGGACTGA